A window of the Gloeocapsa sp. DLM2.Bin57 genome harbors these coding sequences:
- a CDS encoding PBP1A family penicillin-binding protein: MSYSTVEEKSEHSWLPQWRPFLKGVAKTAGITLLGTTTLVSAVMAGGVLGLAISFRNLPDVRMLKTYVPKQTSYIYDIKGRLLSTFHGEENRKLVTLDQVSPHLKLAVVAIEDSHFYEHEGINPNSVVRALRANWQKGVVAEGASTITMQLVKNLFLSRERTFNRKLPEAVLAVRLEQVFSKDEILEFYLNNIYWGHNSYGVQTAAESYFGKSAAELTLAEAAMMAGLIQAPEQYSPFIDYAATKRRQAVVLRRMRELGWISPEQEQEALAEPLLVARPTAWSQSTLPYVTDAVQKELENYFTPAEIEQGGLYIQTTIDYDLQRMAEVLIREEIKSLQARGVNADQVALVAVDPRTHFVKVLVGGVDHRKSQFNRATQSNRQPGSSFKPFVYYAALATGQFKPETIVEDKEVVYQDIQGPYEPKNYDDEFLGDISFERSLVISRNIPAVNLGQIRWGEENEILLTKVIEVCESLGIESELIPIISLPLGSMGITPLEMAGAYATFASNGWHSDTTLILRVTNRQGELLVDNTPEPELVLNPWATATLNQMLQKVITEGTGMSANIGRPAAGKTGTTSSERDVWFVGYVPQLAVAVWVGNDQFEPLGKDVTGGQHAAPIWRKFMLNALQNEPIENFRDPQDFPVPED; the protein is encoded by the coding sequence GTGTCATACAGCACAGTAGAGGAAAAGAGTGAGCACAGTTGGTTACCACAGTGGCGACCTTTTTTAAAAGGTGTAGCCAAAACCGCGGGTATAACTTTATTAGGTACAACAACCCTAGTCAGCGCAGTGATGGCTGGGGGAGTATTAGGTTTAGCGATCAGTTTTCGCAATTTACCAGACGTAAGGATGTTAAAAACTTATGTACCGAAACAAACTAGTTATATTTATGATATCAAAGGAAGACTTTTAAGTACTTTTCATGGTGAAGAAAATCGTAAACTAGTTACCCTAGATCAGGTTTCACCCCATCTTAAATTGGCGGTAGTAGCGATCGAAGATAGTCACTTTTATGAGCATGAGGGGATTAATCCTAACAGTGTTGTCAGAGCATTACGAGCAAATTGGCAAAAAGGTGTAGTAGCAGAAGGAGCATCCACCATTACTATGCAGTTGGTGAAAAACCTGTTTCTGTCTCGGGAGAGAACCTTTAATCGTAAACTTCCTGAAGCGGTTTTAGCTGTTCGATTAGAGCAAGTTTTTAGTAAAGATGAGATTTTAGAATTTTATTTAAATAATATTTATTGGGGTCATAATAGTTACGGTGTGCAAACCGCAGCTGAGAGTTATTTTGGAAAATCAGCTGCTGAGTTAACCTTAGCTGAAGCCGCGATGATGGCGGGTTTAATCCAAGCACCTGAACAATATAGCCCTTTTATTGACTACGCAGCAACCAAAAGACGGCAAGCAGTAGTATTAAGGAGAATGCGCGAATTAGGCTGGATTTCTCCTGAACAAGAGCAAGAGGCTTTAGCAGAGCCATTATTAGTAGCTAGACCAACGGCTTGGTCTCAAAGTACACTACCTTATGTAACCGATGCTGTCCAAAAAGAATTAGAGAACTATTTTACTCCCGCAGAAATCGAACAAGGGGGATTATACATTCAAACGACTATTGATTATGATTTACAACGTATGGCTGAAGTGTTAATACGTGAAGAAATCAAAAGTTTACAAGCAAGAGGAGTCAACGCGGATCAAGTAGCTTTAGTAGCGGTAGATCCTCGTACTCACTTTGTCAAAGTTTTAGTAGGTGGAGTTGACCATAGGAAGAGTCAGTTTAATCGTGCTACCCAATCTAATCGTCAACCTGGATCATCTTTTAAACCTTTTGTTTATTATGCAGCTTTAGCTACTGGTCAATTTAAACCTGAGACGATTGTCGAGGATAAAGAAGTAGTCTATCAAGACATCCAAGGTCCTTATGAGCCCAAAAACTATGATGATGAGTTCCTCGGTGATATTTCTTTTGAGAGATCCTTGGTCATTTCTCGTAATATTCCTGCGGTTAATTTAGGTCAAATTAGGTGGGGAGAAGAGAACGAAATTTTATTAACAAAAGTGATTGAGGTTTGTGAGAGTTTGGGTATAGAGAGTGAATTAATCCCCATTATTTCTCTCCCCTTGGGTTCGATGGGTATTACTCCCTTAGAAATGGCGGGAGCTTATGCTACTTTTGCTAGTAATGGTTGGCATTCTGATACTACCTTAATTTTACGAGTTACTAATAGACAGGGAGAATTATTAGTAGATAATACACCAGAACCAGAATTAGTACTCAATCCTTGGGCGACTGCTACTTTAAATCAAATGTTGCAAAAAGTAATTACAGAAGGTACGGGAATGTCTGCTAATATAGGACGTCCAGCCGCGGGTAAAACCGGGACAACTAGTTCAGAAAGGGACGTTTGGTTTGTGGGTTATGTACCACAATTAGCTGTAGCAGTTTGGGTGGGGAATGACCAATTTGAACCTCTTGGGAAGGATGTAACAGGAGGTCAACACGCAGCACCGATCTGGAGGAAGTTTATGCTTAATGCTTTGCAAAATGAACCGATCGAAAATTTCCGTGATCCTCAAGATTTTCCTGTTCCCGAAGATTAA
- a CDS encoding DUF1825 family protein, which translates to MGFFDSEIVQQEAKELFQDYQNLMQLGAEYGKFDREGKKIFIDKMETLMERYQIFMKRFELSEDFMAQMTVEQMKTQLNQFGITPDQMFKQMQQTLETMKAQIEKP; encoded by the coding sequence ATGGGATTTTTTGATTCGGAAATTGTCCAACAAGAAGCCAAAGAATTGTTTCAAGATTATCAAAACCTCATGCAGTTAGGCGCTGAGTACGGTAAATTTGATCGCGAGGGTAAAAAAATTTTTATCGACAAAATGGAAACCCTGATGGAACGTTATCAAATCTTTATGAAACGTTTTGAGCTTTCTGAGGATTTTATGGCGCAAATGACCGTAGAACAAATGAAAACTCAATTAAACCAATTCGGAATTACTCCCGATCAGATGTTCAAACAAATGCAGCAAACCCTAGAAACCATGAAAGCACAAATCGAAAAACCTTAA
- a CDS encoding ComEA family DNA-binding protein translates to MKKIDVNRATVDDWLKLPGISIRQAQYLVELVGMGVQMLSLEDLAAALSMSVTQVKAWESALCFYYYDLEGIPVQVNPNLASQEQLGKIPGISEYLAIKIVENRQEKGKYRNLVDFAQRLGLEKEAIADLMHYLKFR, encoded by the coding sequence ATGAAGAAAATCGACGTTAATCGCGCCACAGTAGATGATTGGCTCAAATTACCAGGTATTTCTATCCGCCAAGCCCAATATCTCGTAGAATTAGTGGGTATGGGGGTACAGATGTTGTCTCTAGAAGATTTAGCAGCAGCTTTGTCTATGTCGGTGACACAGGTAAAAGCCTGGGAATCTGCCTTATGTTTTTATTATTATGATTTAGAGGGTATCCCGGTGCAAGTTAATCCTAATTTAGCTTCTCAAGAGCAATTAGGCAAAATTCCGGGAATTAGTGAGTATTTAGCGATTAAAATCGTGGAAAATCGCCAAGAAAAGGGTAAATATCGTAATTTAGTTGATTTTGCTCAACGTTTGGGTTTGGAGAAAGAGGCGATCGCTGATTTGATGCACTATCTCAAATTCCGCTGA
- a CDS encoding 2-C-methyl-D-erythritol 4-phosphate cytidylyltransferase: MYLLIPAAGSGRRMGSDRNKLLLTLQDKPLLAWTLLAAEAATEITWIGVIGQPYDLTEFKQIIQRLNLTKPVELIIGGETRQESVNNGLQALPDIATRVLIHDGARCLATPQLFNDCAQALTTCDGLIAAIPVKDTIKIVDDRNYIIDTPDRRQLWAAQTPQGFKVDILKQCHNYGRQQGWEVTDDAALLEKCSIPVKIVMGEETNLKVTTPVDLAIAEFILHQRNLR; encoded by the coding sequence ATGTATTTACTAATTCCTGCTGCAGGATCAGGACGTCGTATGGGCAGCGATCGCAATAAATTGTTACTCACCCTACAAGATAAACCCTTACTGGCTTGGACTCTTTTAGCGGCTGAAGCTGCAACAGAGATTACTTGGATTGGGGTAATTGGTCAACCCTATGACTTGACTGAGTTTAAGCAGATTATCCAAAGGTTAAACCTTACTAAACCAGTAGAATTAATTATTGGGGGAGAAACTCGCCAAGAATCTGTTAATAATGGTTTACAAGCCCTTCCTGACATAGCTACACGAGTTTTAATCCATGATGGTGCGCGTTGTTTAGCTACTCCTCAACTATTCAATGATTGTGCACAAGCTTTAACTACCTGTGATGGTTTAATCGCTGCGATTCCCGTCAAAGATACCATTAAAATTGTTGACGATCGCAACTATATTATTGATACACCAGATCGCCGTCAACTATGGGCCGCCCAAACTCCCCAAGGATTTAAGGTAGATATTCTCAAACAATGTCACAATTATGGACGTCAACAGGGATGGGAAGTCACTGACGATGCTGCTTTACTAGAAAAATGCTCTATACCAGTTAAAATTGTCATGGGAGAGGAAACCAATTTAAAGGTTACTACCCCTGTTGATTTAGCCATTGCTGAATTTATTCTACATCAGCGGAATTTGAGATAG
- a CDS encoding lipopolysaccharide heptosyltransferase family protein, whose translation MRILALVPGGIGDQILFLPTLRDLKEQYPQAVIDVIVEPRAKSAYRVCNIVNEVLTFDYKDRNSMADYLNLLGIIRDREYELALALGQRWTVGLLLWLNGIPNRVGYQGGNSWFISNPVPLKTEQYAAYMYHDLLQGVGINKPCPPLSIDILPEDLDWGTTEKQRLDLQRDNYILIHGGCSQLAQLKGIDKIYPVTKWQIVVQDIQRQKPELPIVIVKGPEDEVWVEQMLKNSSNLKVTSPPDIGKLAAMIKNARLMLCTDSAPMHLAIALKTPTIALFGPTEANKLIPPDSDRVIPIQSPTKKISDIVPESILDKISNV comes from the coding sequence ATGAGAATACTAGCACTTGTACCTGGTGGAATTGGTGATCAGATTCTATTTTTACCAACTCTTAGAGATCTTAAAGAACAATATCCTCAAGCTGTCATTGACGTTATCGTTGAACCTAGGGCTAAAAGCGCTTATCGCGTTTGCAATATAGTTAACGAAGTTTTGACCTTTGATTATAAAGATCGTAACAGTATGGCTGATTATCTGAATTTACTAGGGATAATCCGCGATCGCGAATATGAATTAGCTCTAGCTTTAGGACAACGTTGGACTGTTGGGTTATTATTATGGTTAAATGGTATTCCTAATCGCGTTGGTTATCAAGGAGGTAATTCTTGGTTTATTTCCAATCCTGTTCCCTTGAAAACAGAACAATACGCAGCCTATATGTACCATGATTTACTCCAGGGAGTAGGGATAAATAAACCCTGTCCTCCCTTGAGTATAGATATTCTCCCTGAAGATCTCGATTGGGGAACAACTGAAAAACAACGTTTAGATCTCCAAAGGGATAATTATATCTTGATTCACGGTGGTTGTAGTCAATTAGCCCAACTCAAAGGTATAGATAAAATTTATCCTGTCACTAAATGGCAAATTGTCGTACAAGATATTCAAAGACAAAAACCCGAATTACCTATTGTTATAGTCAAAGGTCCAGAAGATGAAGTCTGGGTAGAACAAATGCTGAAAAATTCCAGTAACTTAAAAGTTACCTCACCCCCAGATATCGGTAAACTAGCAGCGATGATTAAAAATGCTCGTTTAATGTTATGTACTGATAGTGCACCAATGCACCTAGCTATTGCTTTAAAAACCCCGACTATCGCTTTATTTGGACCAACAGAAGCTAATAAACTCATTCCCCCGGATAGTGATAGAGTGATACCTATACAATCTCCTACTAAGAAAATTTCTGATATCGTTCCTGAAAGTATTCTAGACAAAATCAGCAATGTCTAA
- a CDS encoding HAD family hydrolase — MSKPGVFFDRDGVLNVEKGYLYSCEDLILIPGAAQGVRTLNEQQIFCCLISNQSGPARNYYPISHVEALHQRLAELLWQEAQAKLDAYYYCPYLSPNNGGIHPEYARWSSWRKPNTGMLLAAAWDYDLDLTKSFVLGDKATDIDLAHNAGAKGILVQTGYGTQVIKQQYQHQTYPDYVAVDVADGVNWVIRQINN; from the coding sequence ATGTCTAAACCGGGCGTCTTTTTTGATCGAGATGGGGTTCTCAACGTGGAAAAAGGATATCTTTACTCTTGTGAAGATTTAATCCTGATTCCAGGGGCAGCCCAAGGAGTACGCACACTGAATGAACAACAGATATTTTGTTGTTTAATTTCTAATCAATCAGGACCTGCGCGCAACTACTACCCCATCAGTCACGTTGAAGCCTTACATCAACGTCTTGCTGAGTTACTTTGGCAAGAAGCCCAAGCAAAATTAGACGCTTATTACTATTGTCCTTATTTAAGTCCCAACAACGGAGGTATTCACCCCGAATACGCGCGCTGGAGTAGCTGGCGCAAACCTAATACAGGAATGCTGCTAGCTGCTGCTTGGGATTATGATTTAGATTTAACTAAAAGTTTTGTCCTCGGGGATAAAGCTACAGATATAGATTTAGCTCATAATGCTGGTGCTAAGGGTATTCTAGTACAAACTGGTTATGGTACTCAAGTTATTAAACAACAGTATCAACACCAAACCTACCCCGATTATGTTGCCGTTGATGTTGCTGACGGGGTTAATTGGGTAATTAGACAAATAAATAATTAA
- a CDS encoding DNA primase → MEIPRLHPETITAVKEKVDLVDVVSDYVVLKKRGKNYLGLCPFHSEKTPSFSVNPEKQFYHCFGCGAGGNVFNFLMEINKSSFSDIVLELAQRYHLPVKTLQPEQRQQLERQLSLKEQLREIVAVAANFYQHTLFESEGKIALNYLSKERGLEHTTIQKFQLGYAPDAWETLYRYLVDVKRYPVGLVLAAGLIQQRESQQSSYYDRFRNRLIIPIRDVQGRVIAFGSRTLTNDEPKYLNSPETPLFNKSQTLFALDQAYRYISDQDQVIIVEGYFDAIALHQAKINNVVASLGTALTQSHLKKVLRYTPSKRVILNFDTDQAGTQATERIIENVAPLVYAGQIQLRVLHLPEGKDAAEYLQQDSQAADNYSQAVANAPLWLDWQLEQVLKGCDLAQGDQFQQVASKIVKILAKLTNFDLQAHYLGYCAELLSQGNPQLVRLYAEKLQVQLKKPQVGQTVELPSTPEQTILCEAESILLRIYLHHQDYRLLISENLANRELLFTLNPHRQLWFKIVELEENATPPEHLLAILQEYYLQQQEIPTEIKKLFNMDEKTLWEEESRLPVLIQAAIASVEQVSLIKQRNYCLAKWQKLDPQTQIEEMTSLYSLFQSVSQKLQALEKIRSLSTLIQ, encoded by the coding sequence ATGGAGATTCCCCGTCTTCACCCAGAGACTATCACCGCGGTTAAAGAAAAAGTCGATCTTGTCGATGTTGTTTCTGATTACGTAGTTTTAAAAAAACGCGGTAAAAACTATCTGGGGTTATGTCCCTTTCATTCCGAAAAAACCCCGAGTTTTAGTGTCAATCCCGAGAAGCAATTCTACCATTGTTTCGGTTGTGGTGCAGGTGGTAACGTCTTCAACTTCCTGATGGAAATAAACAAAAGCAGTTTTAGTGATATAGTCCTAGAATTAGCCCAACGTTATCACCTTCCCGTTAAAACCCTTCAACCTGAGCAAAGACAACAATTAGAACGTCAACTCTCCCTGAAAGAACAACTCAGAGAAATAGTCGCAGTAGCAGCTAATTTTTATCAACATACTTTGTTTGAGTCAGAGGGAAAAATAGCTTTAAATTATTTAAGCAAAGAAAGAGGGTTAGAACATACTACTATACAAAAGTTTCAATTAGGTTACGCACCTGATGCTTGGGAGACTCTCTATCGTTATCTTGTAGATGTTAAACGCTATCCCGTGGGATTAGTCCTCGCAGCGGGGTTAATCCAACAACGGGAATCCCAACAAAGCAGTTATTACGATCGCTTTCGTAACCGTTTGATTATTCCTATTCGAGATGTACAAGGTAGAGTCATCGCTTTTGGAAGTCGTACTCTCACTAACGATGAACCTAAATATCTCAACTCTCCTGAGACTCCCTTATTTAATAAAAGTCAGACTCTGTTTGCTTTAGACCAAGCTTACCGCTATATCAGCGATCAAGACCAAGTAATCATCGTTGAGGGTTATTTTGACGCGATCGCCCTCCATCAAGCTAAAATCAATAACGTTGTCGCTTCTCTAGGAACAGCATTAACTCAATCTCACCTGAAAAAAGTTTTACGCTATACCCCCTCTAAACGAGTTATTCTCAACTTTGATACGGATCAAGCAGGTACTCAAGCTACAGAAAGAATTATCGAAAACGTCGCCCCTCTAGTTTACGCAGGACAAATCCAACTCAGAGTCTTACATCTACCAGAAGGTAAAGACGCAGCAGAATATCTCCAACAAGACTCTCAAGCTGCTGATAACTACTCTCAAGCAGTAGCTAACGCCCCTTTGTGGTTGGATTGGCAGTTAGAACAAGTTCTCAAAGGCTGCGATCTCGCACAAGGAGACCAATTTCAACAAGTTGCTAGCAAAATCGTCAAAATTCTCGCTAAACTCACCAATTTTGACTTACAAGCCCATTATTTAGGTTATTGCGCTGAATTACTAAGTCAGGGAAACCCTCAACTAGTTCGTCTCTACGCTGAAAAATTACAAGTTCAACTCAAAAAACCCCAAGTAGGACAAACAGTAGAACTCCCCTCTACTCCTGAACAAACTATTCTTTGTGAAGCAGAATCTATTTTATTGCGTATTTATCTCCATCATCAGGATTATCGTTTATTGATTAGTGAAAATTTAGCTAATCGAGAATTACTCTTTACCCTCAATCCTCACCGTCAATTATGGTTTAAGATAGTTGAGTTAGAAGAAAACGCTACACCACCAGAACATTTACTCGCTATTTTACAAGAATACTATCTTCAACAACAGGAAATCCCAACAGAAATAAAAAAACTCTTTAATATGGACGAAAAAACCCTCTGGGAGGAAGAATCGAGACTACCTGTACTTATTCAAGCGGCGATCGCTTCAGTTGAACAAGTTAGCTTAATCAAACAACGTAATTATTGTTTAGCTAAATGGCAAAAACTAGATCCTCAGACGCAAATTGAAGAGATGACCTCTTTATATTCTCTTTTTCAGTCAGTTTCACAAAAATTGCAAGCATTAGAAAAAATACGTTCACTCTCAACCTTGATTCAATAA
- a CDS encoding PDZ domain-containing protein: MVKKIWVVICVFILAIALVRTPVALAYTTEQDLLLQSWRIVNQAYIDESFNHQNWWLLRQKLLKKPLANREETYQTIKEMLASLEDPYTRLLPPQEYRSLKVNTSGELSGVGLQIDLEPNTKQLEVVAPLAGSPAEAAGIQARDRILAIDDKNTTNLTLDQAAMLMRGPVGTPVSLTIQSPPQTESRIIKLIRDRISLNPVYSYLDQSNPEKPIAYLRLSQFSANASTEIAHSIVRMSQEGAQGYILDLRNNPGGLLQAGIEIARLWLEDGVIVYTVNRQGILDSYDANYTAITDTPLVLLVNKGTASASEILAGALQDQHRALLVGEKTFGKGLIQSLFELPDGSGLAVTVAKYETPAHKDINKLGIIPDIIVSQAAIRLNEVGTEADLQYQKAKELLINS; encoded by the coding sequence ATGGTCAAAAAAATCTGGGTAGTCATTTGTGTATTCATATTAGCGATCGCTTTGGTAAGAACTCCAGTAGCCTTAGCTTATACAACAGAACAAGATCTCTTGTTACAATCCTGGCGCATTGTCAACCAAGCTTATATAGATGAAAGCTTTAATCATCAGAATTGGTGGTTACTCAGACAAAAACTACTTAAAAAACCCCTGGCTAATCGCGAAGAGACTTATCAAACCATCAAAGAGATGTTAGCGTCTCTAGAAGATCCTTATACCAGATTACTACCTCCTCAAGAATACCGTAGCTTAAAGGTAAATACTAGTGGTGAATTATCTGGTGTTGGTTTACAAATAGATTTAGAACCAAACACAAAACAATTAGAAGTAGTCGCCCCCCTAGCTGGATCACCCGCGGAAGCAGCAGGAATACAAGCACGCGATCGCATTCTGGCTATCGACGATAAAAACACCACTAATCTAACTTTAGATCAAGCAGCGATGTTAATGCGTGGACCTGTGGGTACACCCGTATCTTTAACCATTCAATCACCTCCACAAACCGAATCCAGAATCATTAAACTGATCCGCGATCGCATTTCCTTAAATCCAGTCTATAGTTATTTAGATCAAAGTAACCCCGAAAAACCGATCGCTTATCTACGTTTAAGTCAATTTAGCGCCAACGCAAGTACCGAAATTGCTCACTCTATTGTTAGAATGAGCCAAGAAGGTGCTCAAGGTTATATTCTCGATCTGCGTAACAACCCAGGAGGATTACTACAAGCAGGTATTGAAATCGCTAGACTCTGGTTAGAAGATGGAGTAATCGTTTATACCGTCAACCGTCAAGGAATCTTAGACAGTTACGACGCTAATTATACCGCAATTACTGACACACCTCTAGTTTTACTAGTTAACAAGGGAACAGCAAGCGCTTCAGAAATACTTGCAGGAGCACTACAAGACCAACACCGGGCCCTTTTAGTAGGAGAGAAAACCTTCGGAAAAGGTTTAATTCAATCCCTGTTTGAACTCCCCGATGGTTCAGGTTTAGCCGTAACTGTAGCTAAATACGAAACACCAGCACACAAAGACATCAATAAATTAGGCATTATTCCCGATATTATTGTATCCCAAGCAGCTATTAGACTCAACGAAGTAGGTACAGAAGCAGATCTCCAATACCAAAAAGCCAAAGAATTATTAATAAATAGCTAA
- a CDS encoding FkbM family methyltransferase, whose product MKKYLNLILRKILSSRGLDITSKTIIELHDVYSYVEKQRELNIFELFLEKVVASLNEKNQDPFFMQIGANDGVYDDNFNRCIKEFNLKGILVEPLPELFEKLKLNYKDYADTLIFENVAIASDEQKEIQLYTFDKQDEGELVRLDVFTTSDKARLEKVKKNLNLQANIINLTLPATSIESLLNKHNVNSLPIIIIDTEGYDFEILKQINFDKYQPLIIQFEHCNLTPKTRLECYQYMSKKGYNLYLSWKDTIAVLPKEKFDAEIEETDG is encoded by the coding sequence GTGAAAAAATACTTAAACCTAATACTAAGAAAAATACTTTCTTCAAGAGGGTTAGACATAACCTCAAAAACAATTATTGAGTTGCATGATGTATATTCATATGTAGAGAAACAGAGAGAATTAAATATTTTTGAGCTTTTTTTAGAAAAAGTAGTAGCTAGTCTCAACGAAAAAAATCAAGACCCCTTTTTTATGCAAATTGGAGCTAATGATGGCGTTTATGACGATAATTTTAACAGATGTATTAAAGAATTCAACTTGAAAGGAATTCTAGTTGAACCATTACCAGAACTCTTTGAAAAACTTAAATTAAATTATAAAGATTATGCAGACACACTAATATTTGAAAATGTAGCTATTGCATCAGATGAACAGAAAGAGATTCAACTATATACTTTTGATAAACAAGATGAAGGTGAGTTAGTTAGACTTGATGTTTTTACGACGAGTGATAAAGCCAGGTTAGAAAAGGTCAAAAAAAATCTAAATCTTCAAGCAAATATTATAAATTTAACATTACCAGCTACTAGCATAGAATCTCTTCTAAACAAGCATAATGTTAATTCATTGCCGATAATTATAATTGATACTGAAGGTTATGATTTTGAGATACTTAAACAGATTAACTTTGATAAATATCAACCCTTAATAATACAATTTGAACATTGTAATTTGACGCCAAAAACAAGATTAGAATGCTATCAGTATATGAGTAAAAAAGGATATAATTTATATCTTTCCTGGAAGGACACTATTGCTGTATTGCCAAAAGAAAAATTTGATGCTGAGATAGAAGAAACTGATGGGTAA
- the mdh gene encoding malate dehydrogenase has product MELAPTLLPSCASIKVSVIGAGKVGSTLTQRIAEKNLADVVLVDIVEGLPQGIALDLMAAQGIELHDSQIIGTNDYGATANSDIIVITAGMARKPNMTRDDLTLINAKIVADIAKETIQHSPHAIYIVITNPLDVMTYLVWKVTGLPTYRVMGMAGVLDSSRLQAFIAMKLGVYTADVSAMVLGGHGDLMLPLPRYCTVRGVPITELMDETTINELVERTRHGGAEIVKLLQTGGAYFAPASSACLMVEAIIRNQSRLLPAATYLQGEYGINDLFLGVPCRISCRGVEKILEVDLTEAESRALQASAESVRQNIDVALSVL; this is encoded by the coding sequence ATGGAACTTGCCCCTACTTTACTCCCAAGCTGTGCATCTATTAAGGTTTCGGTAATCGGCGCAGGTAAAGTTGGTAGTACATTAACCCAACGCATAGCTGAAAAAAACCTCGCTGACGTAGTCTTAGTAGATATCGTCGAAGGATTACCCCAAGGTATCGCCCTAGACTTAATGGCAGCCCAAGGGATAGAATTACACGATAGCCAGATTATCGGGACTAATGACTATGGGGCAACCGCCAATTCTGATATAATTGTTATTACAGCGGGAATGGCGCGCAAACCTAATATGACTAGGGATGATTTAACCTTAATCAACGCTAAAATTGTCGCCGATATCGCTAAAGAAACCATCCAACACTCCCCCCATGCTATCTATATTGTCATTACTAATCCCTTAGATGTGATGACCTATCTAGTCTGGAAAGTCACAGGATTACCTACTTATAGAGTTATGGGGATGGCGGGGGTGTTAGACTCCTCACGTTTACAAGCTTTTATCGCTATGAAACTAGGAGTCTATACTGCTGATGTCTCAGCCATGGTTTTAGGAGGTCACGGTGATTTAATGTTACCCCTACCTCGTTATTGTACAGTAAGAGGTGTTCCCATTACCGAGTTAATGGATGAAACCACTATTAATGAATTGGTAGAAAGAACGCGTCATGGTGGAGCCGAAATTGTTAAGCTGTTACAAACAGGTGGCGCTTATTTTGCTCCCGCTTCTTCTGCTTGTTTAATGGTAGAAGCAATTATACGCAATCAATCTCGTCTGTTACCAGCTGCAACCTATCTACAAGGAGAATATGGGATTAATGATTTATTTCTCGGTGTTCCCTGTCGGATCAGTTGTCGCGGTGTAGAAAAGATTTTAGAAGTTGATTTGACTGAAGCAGAATCTCGAGCTTTACAAGCTTCCGCTGAGTCCGTACGCCAAAATATTGACGTAGCCTTATCAGTCTTGTAG
- a CDS encoding NAD(P)H-quinone oxidoreductase: protein MKKGSLVRVVREKLENSLEAKASDSRFPDYLFNSKGEILEVDAEYALVKFYVPTPSVWLRLDQLELA from the coding sequence ATGAAAAAAGGTTCACTAGTACGTGTAGTCAGAGAAAAATTAGAAAATAGCCTCGAAGCCAAAGCCAGCGATTCACGCTTCCCCGATTATCTATTTAACAGCAAAGGGGAAATCCTAGAAGTTGATGCAGAATACGCCCTAGTTAAATTTTATGTTCCTACTCCTAGTGTTTGGCTTCGTCTTGACCAATTAGAATTAGCATAA